Proteins encoded within one genomic window of Saccharopolyspora pogona:
- a CDS encoding vWA domain-containing protein, whose protein sequence is MRELRSATGRWVARAAALLLAGGLPLAAPPPASAQDAPPALQPVQIVLLVDQSGSLTEQDVAAERDAARVIVQGEPARDSTVSVLGFGSANAPGRSAVDPVCPPTKPDSPQSRQFLGDCVGGIHRRTPAEGDGTDHVQGLRQALSYLSQPGTEGQPKIVFLLTDGVLDVRDSPEYGKTADERNATARFRLSGVLDELNHAGVSVWPLGFGQAGQKQLDEFATGAAQDRCGLHTAPPRATVIKESADLWGAIGRASSSARCTSVGEPVPDRLPPGGTVELPVEVPAIASEGTILVFKRDPRILVSYLDPNGEKVPANGDFGGSHFELGGQDTEAEAMRILNPAPGRWTVLLESQPGVPPQEVGAMTVFQGAVRALPYIAPQTPAPGSAVQFFMRVRGARTAIKDPEQLKGLTLTAELRGDGFAPLPPVELSDEDGDGEYQGRIVVPETATGRLDFVGGITGVGVSGDHQILPTRISSGAGGVQSVLNLDDAEAEVVAGTSLNGSIDVNNATGQPRTIRIELTDLSQGALVTASPEKLVVPPAAGSQRLGFTLTFDPATALGSNQGRIRLVDETTGAVLRDPVFEREVVAPPGPIDTYWWLWTLIFAAATAAVGAVLLRRRRRNAERDVRGIRVELRRYGQPTGNSVKVHQNGAEFRFGVHRGESAADTRITAGSGGDRYQVQRAAGGPVLTGPSGEPLGLAPGGVLELADGVELVVHDRPDRRRAAKPARGKEVRSGRTTKPKRSYDPYDL, encoded by the coding sequence ATGCGTGAATTACGATCGGCAACCGGGCGGTGGGTCGCCAGGGCCGCAGCGCTGCTGCTGGCCGGCGGGCTGCCGCTGGCCGCGCCGCCACCGGCGTCGGCGCAGGACGCGCCGCCCGCGCTGCAGCCGGTGCAGATCGTGCTGCTGGTCGACCAGTCCGGGAGCCTGACCGAGCAGGACGTAGCCGCCGAACGCGACGCGGCGCGGGTGATCGTCCAGGGCGAGCCGGCCCGGGATTCCACCGTGTCGGTGCTGGGTTTCGGCAGCGCGAACGCGCCCGGCCGGTCGGCGGTCGACCCGGTCTGCCCGCCGACGAAACCGGATTCGCCGCAGAGCCGGCAGTTCCTCGGCGACTGCGTCGGCGGCATCCACCGGCGCACCCCGGCCGAGGGCGACGGCACGGACCACGTCCAGGGCCTGCGCCAGGCGCTGAGTTACCTCAGCCAGCCGGGCACCGAGGGGCAGCCCAAGATCGTCTTCTTGTTGACCGACGGCGTGCTGGACGTGCGCGACAGCCCCGAATACGGCAAGACCGCCGATGAGCGCAACGCCACCGCGCGGTTCCGGCTCTCCGGCGTGCTGGACGAGCTCAACCACGCCGGCGTCAGCGTCTGGCCGCTGGGATTCGGGCAGGCCGGCCAGAAGCAGCTCGACGAGTTCGCCACCGGCGCCGCGCAAGACCGCTGCGGGCTGCACACCGCCCCGCCGAGAGCGACGGTGATCAAGGAGTCCGCCGACCTGTGGGGGGCCATCGGCCGGGCGTCCAGCTCGGCCCGCTGCACGAGCGTCGGGGAGCCCGTGCCCGACCGGCTGCCCCCCGGCGGGACGGTCGAGCTGCCCGTGGAGGTCCCGGCCATCGCCAGCGAGGGCACGATCCTGGTGTTCAAGCGCGACCCGCGGATCCTGGTCAGCTACCTCGACCCGAACGGCGAGAAGGTGCCCGCCAACGGCGACTTCGGCGGCTCCCACTTCGAGTTGGGCGGCCAGGACACCGAGGCCGAGGCGATGCGGATCCTCAACCCGGCACCGGGCCGCTGGACCGTGCTGCTGGAGTCACAGCCGGGAGTGCCGCCGCAAGAAGTCGGCGCCATGACGGTCTTCCAGGGGGCGGTTCGCGCGCTCCCGTACATCGCGCCGCAGACCCCGGCCCCGGGTTCTGCGGTGCAGTTCTTCATGCGGGTGCGCGGCGCCAGGACGGCGATCAAGGACCCGGAGCAGCTGAAGGGCCTGACGTTGACCGCGGAACTGCGCGGGGACGGGTTCGCCCCGCTCCCGCCGGTCGAGCTGTCGGACGAGGACGGCGACGGCGAGTACCAGGGCCGGATCGTCGTGCCCGAGACCGCGACGGGGCGGCTGGACTTCGTCGGCGGCATCACCGGGGTCGGCGTGAGCGGTGACCACCAGATCTTGCCCACCCGGATCTCGTCGGGAGCGGGAGGAGTGCAGAGCGTGCTGAACCTCGATGACGCGGAAGCCGAAGTCGTCGCCGGAACCTCGCTGAACGGCAGCATCGACGTCAACAACGCGACCGGTCAGCCCAGGACCATCCGGATCGAGCTGACCGATCTCAGCCAGGGAGCGCTGGTGACGGCCTCGCCGGAGAAGCTGGTGGTGCCGCCGGCGGCGGGCTCGCAGCGGTTGGGCTTCACCCTCACCTTCGACCCGGCGACCGCGCTGGGGTCGAACCAGGGACGCATCCGGCTGGTGGACGAGACCACCGGTGCGGTGCTGCGCGATCCGGTGTTCGAGCGCGAAGTCGTGGCACCGCCGGGGCCGATCGACACCTATTGGTGGCTTTGGACACTGATCTTCGCCGCGGCCACCGCGGCAGTCGGCGCGGTCCTGCTGCGGAGGCGGCGCCGCAACGCGGAGCGCGACGTCCGCGGGATCCGGGTCGAGCTGCGCCGCTACGGGCAGCCCACCGGCAACTCGGTCAAGGTGCACCAGAACGGGGCGGAGTTCCGCTTCGGCGTCCACCGCGGCGAAAGCGCCGCCGACACGCGCATCACCGCGGGTTCCGGCGGGGACCGCTACCAGGTGCAGCGGGCAGCAGGCGGACCGGTGTTGACCGGGCCGTCCGGCGAACCGCTCGGCCTGGCCCCGGGCGGGGTGCTCGAACTGGCCGACGGCGTGGAGCTGGTCGTCCACGACCGGCCCGACCGGCGACGCGCGGCGAAACCCGCCCGCGGCAAGGAAGTCCGAAGTGGACGAACGACGAAACCGAAGCGGTCGTACGACCCCTACGACCTCTGA
- a CDS encoding tubulin-like doman-containing protein, whose amino-acid sequence MKIHQPMLFLGLGGTGCRVGRELERVLRESFCGPDGTELIARMPGQDYLPYQLPSCLQFVYADLSIDELSKVLPNVVPSSDHHAAAQHTTHLIANLVPPNHHNSAQLAQAMRITLDEPIGWLPGPETDPRVAPLSAGAGQLPTVGRAVLFETMRQGHGPGAVLHGVTAAMQRIKASGSVLRALGGRLGNAVDVFVAFSVAGGTGSGIFYDYLHLIGEHLRQAGTETRIYPLVLMPSAFKEGMGGGRAAVLNSATALVDLFRLIDDQNAQGAGDEVGGAQDQGPLSVWFPGEPRPTSLRPATVQTAFLFGRPKDGVSGDDLVRSMVSLVTTLIGAGAEGDQSFADRFINDTASRSAFADTGIGRRGVSTSAVASLTIPLAVLADVVSSRLLAEAVRVMRQAPTGAGVHNRDLIERFDVASGLDGFLTCAPLEPFADVEDVPVGYDSIIQALSARARTMQESLDRNERLLGPHLGRLARDFDPVKAGEELSRTVEPFRLRRVVRGDPGYAEKLDRGGFEKILNDRKESRRAPGEFGLHPPQPETVQRRRTLRRLRWPDQVVQEAVEDQDAWYQWRVRRQWHEAWRQNERLWEPRWRSFCDRLTAITDEFADHIAADDRQFSERAAQLYAPRLGVSYLLPPGEGGLEGFYSRVYKALEERFRDRLGANATAADIVGLILGEDGWSGAYRVGREQPEAAVHLVRQRIRGAVSECFRPGGGERALVPSIRDLLAATVGRADTAIDDADITYFRTQLAGLVPGGYAPAGEGDLKVLISYPGSAPDNAVETSLRKDLVPSEYAPSIVFRPNESDSLVVVFFRTGMGITQVPEVREAVQLAADARRYERADDRLSWRQRLGRAPGYLISTPTDRALILQSFLNAMWNGLVEVDPPGQDRSPQRIRVHTGHTDAPPLVLELTPFRELSSWGSLLQAYEEWVISNGSGNNRDLAAELIAIKPRNVDRDPEPPSPLYTTLHQLPEKEAQLFDEIRNRPGIGAGEQLDLIEEFWTRTLPAALELPFRGVQAPFANLRDMTDYFDYQSPAVDR is encoded by the coding sequence ATGAAGATCCACCAGCCGATGCTGTTCCTCGGCCTCGGGGGCACCGGATGCCGCGTCGGCCGCGAGCTGGAGCGGGTGCTGCGCGAGTCGTTCTGCGGCCCCGACGGCACCGAGCTCATCGCGCGCATGCCCGGGCAGGACTACCTGCCCTACCAGCTGCCGTCCTGCCTGCAGTTCGTGTACGCGGACCTCAGCATCGACGAGCTGAGCAAGGTGCTGCCGAACGTGGTGCCCAGCTCCGACCACCACGCCGCCGCGCAGCACACCACGCACCTCATCGCGAACCTCGTCCCGCCGAACCACCACAACAGCGCGCAACTGGCCCAGGCGATGCGGATCACCCTGGACGAGCCGATCGGCTGGCTGCCCGGACCGGAGACCGATCCCCGGGTGGCGCCGCTGAGCGCGGGAGCCGGCCAGCTCCCGACGGTCGGCCGGGCGGTGCTGTTCGAGACGATGCGCCAGGGCCACGGACCCGGCGCCGTGCTGCACGGCGTGACCGCGGCTATGCAGCGGATCAAGGCCTCCGGATCGGTGCTGCGCGCTCTCGGCGGGAGGCTGGGCAACGCCGTCGACGTGTTCGTCGCCTTCTCGGTGGCCGGCGGCACCGGCAGCGGCATCTTCTACGACTACCTGCACCTGATCGGCGAGCACCTGCGGCAGGCCGGGACGGAGACCCGGATCTACCCGCTGGTGCTGATGCCCTCGGCGTTCAAGGAGGGCATGGGCGGCGGCCGGGCCGCCGTGCTCAACTCGGCCACCGCGCTCGTCGACCTGTTCCGCCTGATCGACGACCAGAACGCCCAGGGGGCCGGGGACGAGGTCGGCGGCGCCCAGGACCAGGGCCCGCTGTCGGTCTGGTTCCCGGGCGAACCCCGCCCGACCAGCCTGCGGCCCGCCACCGTGCAGACCGCCTTCCTGTTCGGCCGCCCGAAGGACGGGGTGAGCGGCGATGACCTGGTCCGCTCGATGGTCTCGCTGGTCACCACCCTGATCGGCGCCGGCGCCGAGGGCGATCAGTCCTTCGCCGATCGCTTCATCAACGACACGGCCAGCCGCTCGGCGTTCGCCGACACCGGCATCGGGCGGCGGGGCGTGTCGACGTCCGCGGTCGCCTCGCTGACCATCCCGCTCGCGGTGCTCGCGGACGTGGTCAGCTCGCGGCTGCTGGCCGAAGCGGTGCGGGTCATGCGGCAGGCGCCGACCGGGGCCGGGGTGCACAACCGCGACCTCATCGAGCGCTTCGACGTCGCCTCCGGGCTGGATGGCTTCCTGACCTGTGCGCCGCTGGAGCCCTTCGCCGACGTCGAGGACGTCCCCGTCGGCTACGACTCGATCATCCAGGCGCTGAGCGCCCGGGCGCGGACCATGCAGGAAAGCCTGGACCGCAACGAGCGCCTGCTCGGCCCGCACCTCGGCCGGTTGGCGCGGGACTTCGACCCGGTCAAGGCCGGGGAGGAGCTGTCGCGCACGGTCGAACCGTTCCGGCTGCGGCGGGTCGTGCGCGGCGATCCGGGCTACGCCGAGAAGCTGGACCGGGGCGGGTTCGAGAAGATCCTCAACGACCGCAAGGAATCCCGGCGGGCGCCGGGCGAGTTCGGACTGCACCCGCCGCAGCCCGAGACCGTGCAGCGGCGGCGCACGTTGCGGCGGCTGCGCTGGCCGGACCAGGTCGTCCAGGAGGCGGTCGAGGACCAGGACGCCTGGTACCAGTGGAGGGTCCGGCGGCAGTGGCACGAGGCGTGGCGCCAGAACGAGCGGCTCTGGGAGCCGCGCTGGCGCTCGTTCTGCGACCGGCTCACCGCCATCACCGACGAGTTCGCGGATCACATCGCCGCGGACGACCGCCAGTTCTCCGAGCGCGCCGCGCAGCTCTACGCTCCCCGGCTCGGGGTGTCCTACCTGCTGCCACCTGGGGAAGGCGGGCTGGAGGGCTTCTACTCGCGGGTGTACAAGGCCCTGGAGGAACGGTTCCGCGACCGGCTCGGTGCGAACGCCACGGCCGCCGACATCGTCGGGCTGATCCTCGGCGAGGACGGCTGGTCCGGTGCCTACCGCGTCGGCCGGGAGCAGCCCGAAGCGGCGGTTCACCTGGTGCGCCAACGGATTCGCGGCGCCGTCTCGGAGTGCTTCCGGCCCGGCGGCGGCGAGCGGGCCCTCGTCCCGTCGATCCGGGACCTGCTCGCGGCGACCGTCGGCCGGGCCGACACGGCCATCGACGATGCCGACATCACGTACTTCCGCACGCAGCTGGCCGGACTGGTCCCCGGTGGGTACGCGCCCGCGGGCGAGGGGGACCTGAAGGTGCTCATCTCCTACCCCGGCAGCGCGCCCGACAACGCCGTGGAGACGTCCCTGCGGAAAGACCTGGTGCCGTCCGAGTACGCGCCGTCGATCGTGTTCCGGCCGAACGAGTCCGATTCGCTCGTCGTCGTCTTCTTCCGCACCGGCATGGGCATCACCCAGGTGCCCGAGGTGCGCGAGGCCGTCCAGCTCGCGGCGGATGCCCGGCGGTACGAGCGGGCCGACGACCGGCTGTCGTGGCGGCAGCGGCTCGGCAGGGCCCCGGGCTACCTGATCTCCACCCCGACGGACCGCGCGCTGATCCTGCAGAGCTTCCTCAACGCGATGTGGAACGGCCTCGTGGAGGTGGACCCGCCCGGACAGGACCGCAGCCCGCAGCGGATCCGGGTGCATACCGGCCACACCGACGCCCCGCCGCTGGTCCTGGAGCTCACCCCGTTCCGGGAGCTCTCCTCGTGGGGCAGCCTGCTGCAGGCCTACGAGGAGTGGGTGATCAGCAACGGCAGCGGCAACAATCGCGACCTCGCCGCCGAGCTGATCGCGATCAAGCCGCGCAACGTGGACCGCGATCCCGAGCCGCCGTCGCCGCTCTACACCACTCTCCACCAGCTCCCGGAGAAGGAAGCGCAGCTGTTCGACGAGATCCGCAACCGGCCCGGCATCGGCGCGGGCGAACAGCTCGACCTGATCGAGGAGTTCTGGACCCGGACCCTGCCCGCCGCGCTGGAACTGCCCTTCCGGGGCGTGCAGGCACCGTTCGCGAACCTGCGGGACATGACCGACTACTTCGACTACCAGTCCCCGGCGGTCGACCGGTGA